A window of the Henckelia pumila isolate YLH828 chromosome 3, ASM3356847v2, whole genome shotgun sequence genome harbors these coding sequences:
- the LOC140889398 gene encoding uncharacterized protein encodes MGDMTATPMETLLKRFQSFKPPTLKGTENSVECESWLEDIEELKEKGAEFASFQQGQLNIEQYVAKFMSLLKFAPHIAESDEAQADHFINGLNPDVFTLVNAGRLKKFSDALDRAKGAKAGLLRQRGALFVLEPAIQVPIAAQPQIPSPPRFEGGGSSSGKKNFFKGKSNQFKRSGGSSSCSSGSKPFKAGQKSSGSEVYCTKCGGHHTRDQCRGVFGSFHICNQTEHFARVCPQRGVGGSQGAGSSRPVAQSTSFVHSFQPQTPQQGRGGGSQTVSQPPRQQARVFALTEEQAQASPDDVIAGNCYLCGYPAYVLVDTGASHTFISEQFALLHSLPVESLSAIVSISSPLGKGIVSMKSVKKLFIAI; translated from the exons ATGGGGGATATGactgctactccgatggaaactCTGTTGAAACGCTTTCAGTCGTTTAAACCGCCAACACTAAAAGGAACTGAGAACTCTGTGGAATGTGAGAGTTGGCTCGAAGATATTGAAGAGTT GAAGGAGAAAGGAGCAGAATTTGCTAGCTTTCAGCAAGGGCAACTGAATATTGAACAATACGTTGCTAAATTCATGAGTTTGCTGAAATTTGCTCCCCATATAGCAGaaagtgatgaagctcaagctgaCCACTTCATTAATGGGTTGAATCCAGATGTTTTTACTCTCGTGAATGCGGGAAGATTGAAAAAATTTTCCGATGCTCTTGATCGTGCAAAAGGGGCTAAAGCTGGGTTGTTAAGGCAACGAGGAGCACTGTTTGTGCTAGAACCAGCTATACAAGTACCAATTGCTGCTCAGCCACAGATTCCATCACCACCACGATTTGAAGGAGGAGGTTCTAGCAGTGGTAAGAAGAACTTCTTCAAAGGAAAGAGTAACCAGTTTAAGCGGTCTGGAGGTAGTTCATCATGTTCGAGTGGATCCAAACCGTTTAAAGCTGGACAGAAGTCTAGTGGTTCTGAggtgtattgcaccaagtgtggagGTCATCATACCAGAGACCAGTGTCGAGGAGTGTTTGGCAGTTTTCATATTTGCAATCAGACCGAacattttgctagagtctgcCCACAGCGGGGTGTTGGAGGTTCACAAGGTGCAGGATCATCAAGACCAGTGGCTCAATCTACATCTTTTGTTCATTCGTTCCAACCACAGACTCCGCAGCAAGGTAGAGGAGGAGGAAGTCAGACTGTGAGTCAACCTCCGAGACAACAAGCTAGAGTGTTTGCGTTGACAGAGGAGCAGGCACAGGcatcacctgatgatgtgatagcaggtaattGTTATCTTTgcggttatcctgcttatgtacTAGTTGATACAGGAGCTTCTCATACCTTTATTTCTGAACAATTTGCGTTattgcattcattacctgtCGAGTCATTATCTGCTATTGTATCTATTTCTTCACccttgggaaaaggtatagtatccaTGAAGTCAGTAAAAAAATTGTTCATTGCAATATGA